A stretch of Polypterus senegalus isolate Bchr_013 chromosome 5, ASM1683550v1, whole genome shotgun sequence DNA encodes these proteins:
- the LOC120530238 gene encoding cytochrome P450 7A1: MFLSAALIWGIVVCFCCCLWLILGIRRRHPGEPQVENGIIPYLGCALQFGANPLEFLRARQKKYGHIFTCKIAGQYVHFLTDPFSYHSVIRQGRHFDWKKFHFSTSAKAFGHGNMDPSHGYTTENLHQTFIKTLQGESLSALTENMMENLQFVMLHSNTLTISSTNWTTDGLFAFCYRVMFESGYLTLFGKELNAQEDKTIARIEAQRALVVNVLENFKEFDKIFPALVAGLPIHVFKSAHSARENLAKVLLHENLSKRQNVSDLISRRMFLNDTLSTFDDINKARTHVALLWASQANTLPAAFWSLFYLIRCKEGMKAAKEEVRKTLENSNQKANLDGNQISLTKDQLDNMPVLNSIIKESMRLSSASLNIRVAKNDFALHLDNNKSYNIRKDDVIALYPQLLHYDSEIYEDPLIFKYNRFLDENGQEKTTFERNGRKLRYYHLAFGSGVTKCPGRFFAMYEIKQFLFLLLSYFEMELLDKDVKIPPLDQSRAGLGVLQPIYDVDFRYKLRSF, encoded by the exons ATGTTCCTGAGTGCTGCTTTGATCTGGGGCATTGTAGTTTGCTTCTGCTGTTGTCTTTGGCTTATCTTGGGGATTCGGCGACG ACATCCAGGTGAGCCACAGGTAGAAAATGGAATAATTCCATACCTAGGCTGTGCCCTTCAGTTTGGTGCCAACCCTCTGGAGTTCCTCCGTGCACGGCAAAAAAAATATGGTCATATTTTCACCTGTAAAATTGCTGGACAGTATGTTCATTTTCTCACTGATCCTTTCTCCTATCATTCTGTGATTCGCCAAGGCAGGCATTTTGACTGGAAGaaatttcatttttcaacatctgcaaaG GCCTTTGGACATGGAAACATGGATCCCAGTCATGGGTACACAACTGAAAATCTGCACCAGACTTTTATTAAGACACTTCAAGGAGAGTCTTTATCAGCCCTCACTGAAAATATGATGGAGAATCTCCAGTTTGTCATGTTGCACTCCAACACACTGACCATCAGTTCTACCAACTGGACCACAGATGGACTCTTTGCATTCTGTTACCGGGTGATGTTTGAGTCCGGCTACCTCACTTTGTTTGGCAAAGAATTAAACGCTCAAGAGGACAAAACAATTGCCAGAATAGAAGCCCAGAGGGCCCTGGTCGTAAATGTCCTGGAGAACTTTAAAGAATTTGACAAGATATTTCCAGCCCTGGTAGCGGGACTTCCTATTCACGTCTTTAAGAGTGCTCACAGCGCTAGGGAGAATCTAGCAAAGGTGCTGCTTCATGAAAACCTCAGTAAAAGGCAGAATGTGTCTGATCTCATTTCCCGGAGAATGTTCCTCAATGACACTTTATCGACTTTCGATGACATAAACAAAGCTCGTACCCATGTGGCTCTGCTGTGGGCATCACAGGCCAATACCCTCCCAGCAGCCTTTTGGAGTTTGTTCTATCTGATCAG ATGCAAAGAGGGAATGAAAGCAGCTAAAGAAGAAGTGAGGAAAACACTAGAAAACTCCAACCAAAAAGCCAACTTAGATGGCAATCAAATCTCCTTAACAAAGGATCAGTTGGACAACATGCCCGTCTTAA ATAGCATCATTAAGGAATCCATGCGTCTCTCTAGTGCTTCGCTCAACATCAGAGTGGCCAAGAATGATTTTGCTTTGCACTTGGATAACAATAAGTCTTACAACATTCGAAAAGATGATGTGATAGCCTTGTATCCTCAGCTCCTTCATTATGATTCTGAAATTTATGAAGACCCCCTG ATTTTTAAGTACAACCGATTCCTGGATGAAAATGGACAAGAGAAGACGACTTTTGAAAGGAATGGTCGAAAACTAAGATATTACCACTTGGCTTTTGgatctggagtcacaaaatgccctGGACGCTTCTTTGCCATGTATGAAATCAagcagtttttatttcttttgctctCCTACTTTGAAATGGAACTTTTAGATAAAGATGTGAAAATTCCACCATTGGACCAGTCAAGAGCAGGACTTGGTGTTTTACAGCCTATCTATGATGTTGACTTTAGGTATAAATTAAGAtctttctaa